A single region of the Brachypodium distachyon strain Bd21 chromosome 3, Brachypodium_distachyon_v3.0, whole genome shotgun sequence genome encodes:
- the LOC100821123 gene encoding plant intracellular Ras-group-related LRR protein 8, producing METSPPTITVHVKFAGRTIPVEVPASASTAELKLLLQPLTNVLPRGQKLICKGKVLADAASLSSMQVGNGSKVMLVASQGLHQGDGPITKTSNGPAPSAKRTSNVKENEAQKPEIIIKSRQERWKITGVIALSDSSLKAVPEEVWDCGSSIRVLDACNNSIEAIPEKIVALNSLNKLLLTANDISDGGICWEGLSCVQTLTVLSLSQNRLVTLPPSLGSLTFLRELRIANNMLGNLPVEIGLLKQLEILIANNNRLTTLPSSIGDCESLLEVELSSNLLAELPEAFGNLQNLKTLHLRNNGLSSLPSTLFKKCWRLTTLDLHGTGITNDILRQVEGWEEFDERRRQKHQKQLDFRVGSSGFFDEGADDDNRRA from the exons ATGGAGACTTCGCCGCCCACCATCACCGTTCACGTGAAGTTCGCCGGCCGAACCATCCCGGTGGAGGTCCCGGCGTCTGCCTCCACCGCGGAGCTGAAGCTGCTCCTCCAGCCGCTCACCAACGTCCTTCCCCGCGGCCAGAAGCTCATCTGCAAAG GGAAAGTTCTAGCAGATGCCGCGAGCCTGAGCTCGATGCAGGTGGGGAACGGATCCAAGGTCATGCTCGTCGCTTCTCAGGGCCTTCATCAGGGG GATGGCCCCATCACTAAGACTAGCAATGGTCCTGCACCAAGTGCAAAAAGAACATCTAATGTTAAGGAAAACGAAGCACAAAAACCGGAGATTATCATCAAAAGCCGACAGGAGCGTTGGAAAATAACTGGTGTTATTGCATTGTCTGATTCCAGTTTGAAG GCAGTGCCTGAAGAAGTATGGGATTGTGGCTCCTCCATACGAGTGCTAGATGCTTGTAACAACTCTATTGAAGCAATTCCAGAGAAAATTGTTGCTCTTAATTCATTAAAT AAATTGCTGCTAACTGCCAATGATATATCTGATGGGGGCATCTGCTGGGAAGGTCTATCATGTGTTCAAACATTAACTGTTTTATCTTTAAGCCAAAATCG GCTGGTTACTTTACCTCCGAGTTTGGGCTCACTGACGTTTCTACGCGAACTTCGGATTGCAAATAACATGCTCGGTAACCTGCCTGTTGAAATAGGTTTGCTGAAGCAGCTAGAGATTCTGATAGCAAATAATAATAG GCTAACTACGCTGCCATCATCTATAGGAGATTGTGAATCTCTCCTTGAG GTTGAGTTATCATCCAATCTTTTAGCTGAACTACCAGAGGCTTTTGGAAATCTTCAAAATCTCAAG ACTTTGCATCTAAGGAACAATGGTCTTAGTTCTCTGCCATCAACTTTATTCAAGAAGTGCTGGCGGCTTACTACACTTGATCTTCATGGCACGGGAATCACAAATGATATTCTCCGACAG GTGGAGGGCTGGGAGGAGTTTGATGAACGTAGGCGACAGAAGCATCAAAAGCAGCTTGATTTCCGTGTTGGATCATCGGGCTTTTTCGATGAAGGCGCCGATGATGATAACAGGCGTGCATAA
- the LOC100833704 gene encoding NADPH-dependent aldehyde reductase-like protein, chloroplastic, translating to MAAAATGSPAPLPALDGRVALVTGGSRGIGREVSSQLAALGAGVVINYASDSAKASALAAELNAGTASSRAVAAQADVSDPSAVRTLFDRAEEAFGSPPHIVVACAGLLNPKYPSLGAISARLGE from the coding sequence atggcagcagcagccacgggGAGCCCGGCGCCGCTCCCGGCACTGGACGGCCGTGTGGCGCTGGTGACGGGCGGCTCCCGCGGCATCGGCCGGGAGGTGTCCTCCCAGCTGGCCGCCCTGGGCGCGGGCGTCGTGATCAACTACGCCTCCGACTCCGCCAAGGCCTCCGCGCTCGCCGCAGAGCTCAACGCCggcaccgcctcctcccgcgccgTGGCTGCGCAGGCCGACGTGTCCGACCCATCCGCCGTCCGCACGCTCTTTGACCGCGCCGAGGAGGCCTTCGGCTCCCCGCCCCACATCGTGGTCGCCTGCGCAGGCCTCCTCAACCCCAAGTACCCGTCCCTGGGGGCCATTTCGGCGCGACTAGGCGAATAG
- the LOC112271425 gene encoding uncharacterized protein LOC112271425 encodes MAGTGRGSARVAVGTRARLCRRWPLGVTCRRRWRAGATTAWATTTWRRCAATPCDAAGASTPATLGEIAERRGVSRPLRHGSLCQLPINPRCSCRLLLLPQPRLLLVKLRWRSRVMPLPPAQAPAARTPPAHQALVPQPQQAVPLPVITAAAPFANLTESRPRLETCIISRTAAVDAAETALSASLVVHVVGGRGGAPASVVRALIQGRCPLAAETFSLHKYWPANFLCICNIVATRDAILAMGVVQGSGFSLSFSRWNRQLGAKLRPYRYRVHVEMTGVPAHAWITGTAESILGPSCWVERLGSETANREDMGRFSIVAWTDCPDKISREFQFGIPEPPAPFGTGNDDLHAPRGQLIPEVFSVLYYPVVVHLLRVEDRDSFTDVSSIEGGGSSSNDDSNDPRRDPGGGPSACQPRSHYFKCRRGVVDGAIVGGNCGGAATSGGVGWSRMGPSTNMILPVPELQVPPLPDCCSPVTMDEAVICMNF; translated from the coding sequence ATGGCTGGCACCGGGCGGGGAAGCGCCCGCGTCGCAGTCGGAACAAGAGCCCGACTTTGCCGGCGTTGGCCGCTCGGAGTGACATGCCGCCGGAGATGGCGGGCCGGTGCTACAACTGCCTGGGCGACGACCACGTGGCGGCGTTGTGCCGCAACCCCATGCGATGCCGCCGGTGCTTCGACTCCGGCCACGTTGGGAGAGATTGCCGAGCGCCGCGGAGTCTCACGCCCTCTCCGCCACGGGTCACTCTGCCAACTTCCCATCAACCCGCGGTGCAGTTGCAGACTGCTCCTGCTCCCCCAACCGCGCCTACTCCTCGTCAAGCTCCGGTGGCGCAGCCGCGTCATGCCCCTGCCCCCCGCTCAAGCTCCTGCCGCCCGTACTCCCCCTGCTCATCAGGCCCTGGTGCCTCAACCCCAGCAGGCTGTCCCATTGCCTGTGATTACGGCGGCTGCGCCATTCGCAAACCTGACGGAGTCAAGGCCGCGCCTTGAGACTTGCATCATCTCTCGGACGGCTGCGGTGGATGCTGCAGAGACGGCGCTCTCCGCCAGCCTCGTGGTTCATGTGGTTGGTGGGCGTGGTGGCGCGCCAGCTTCTGTGGTCAGAGCTTTGATACAGGGACGTTGTCCGTTGGCAGCAGAAACCTTCTCACTTCACAAATATTGGCCGGCAAATTTTCTCTGTATATGCAACATTGTGGCTACAAGGGATGCGATCTTGGCGATGGGTGTGGTGCAGGGCAGCGGGTTTTCACTGAGTTTCAGTCGATGGAATCGTCAATTGGGTGCCAAGCTGCGGCCGTATCGCTATCGCGTACATGTGGAGATGACCGGCGTGCCGGCGCACGCGTGGATCACTGGCACGGCTGAGTCGATTCTTGGCCCGTCATGTTGGGTGGAGCGTTTGGGCTCTGAGACGGCGAACCGTGAGGATATGGGCCGTTTCTCGATCGTGGCATGGACCGACTGTCCGGACAAGATCTCAAGGGAGTTCCAGTTCGGGATTCCAGAGCCTCCTGCGCCATTTGGCACCGGCAATGATGATCTTCATGCGCCACGAGGGCAGTTAATTCCTGAGGTTTTCAGTGTGCTTTATTATCCGGTCGTGGTGCATCTTCTCCGCGTGGAGGACCGTGATAGCTTCACTGATGTCTCCTCGATTGAGGGAGGTGGCTCTTCTTCAAACGATGACAGCAATGACCCTCGGCGCGATCCTGGAGGAGGTCCATCGGCTTGCCAACCACGCTCGCATTACTTCAAATGCCGGCGGGGAGTTGTCGATGGTGCTATTGTTGGTGGAAATTGTGGTGGAGCTGCCACAAGTGGAGGTGTTGGCTGGTCCAGGATGGGCCCTTCTACAAATATGATCCTTCCCGTGCCTGAACTTCAGGTTCCTCCCTTACCTGATTGTTGTTCCCCTGTCACTATGGATGAAGCTGTGATTTGCATGAATTTCTGA
- the LOC100833403 gene encoding protein ENHANCED DISEASE RESISTANCE 2, with protein sequence MSSSSSTVVYEGWMVRHGRRKIGRSFIHMRYFVLETRLLSYFKRKPQHKMPKLPIKSLHIDGNCRVEDRGLKMHHGHMLYVLCVYNKREKHHRITMAAFNIQEALIWKEKIEMVIDQQQGVVPPDGDTAFSSSQQKASIENGRKSSSSDRESQYSHEEEEEEEENQRALMRRTTIGNGPPESLRDWTRGNDLGISDQGSPAQVFSRGHWRLVRCQNGLRIFEELQDVDYLARSCSRAMKAVGVVEASCEAIFQLVMSMDTTRFEWDCSFQYGSLVEEVDGHTAILYHRLQLDWFSVFVWPRDLCYVRYWRRNDDGSYVVLFQSREHPNCGPQPGFVRAHIESGGFNISPLKSRNGRVRTQVQHLMQIDLKGWGVGYVPSFQQHCLLHMLNSVAGLREWFSQSDESQILPRIPVMDNMSLSISSKKGKKTQDNTVQTSLPMDQSRNSTMLDEESDEDEDFQLPESEQEPSTRELDADGKLLGLDEEDSDEIDLSGFSGNLRRDDRDNSRDCWRISDGNNFRVRSKNFIYDKSKVPAGKPLMELVAVDWFKDVKRMDHVAKRKGCPVQVAAEKGLFALAINLQVPGTTNYSMVFYFVTKKLIPSSLLQRFVDGDDEFRNSRFKLIPSVPKGSWIVRQSVGSTPCLLGKAVDITYIRGANYLEIDVDIGSSTVANGVLGLVCGVITTLVVDMAFLVQGNAYEELPERLIGAVRMSHIELSSAIVPVLDD encoded by the exons ATGTCGTCATCTTCGTCGACTGTAGTTTACGAGGGATGGATGGTCCGGCACGGTCGCCGCAAGATCGGGCGGTCCTTCATCCACATGCGGTACTTTGTGCTAGAGACCAGGCTACTGTCATACTTCAAGCGCAAGCCCCAGCACAAGATGCCCAAACTCCCCATCAAGTCCCTCCACATTGATGGCAACTGTAGAGTTGAGGACAGGGGGCTCAAGATGCACCATGGCCAT ATGCTTTATGTCTTATGTGTCTACAACAAACGGGAGAAGCATCACCGCATCACG ATGGCGGCATTCAATATCCAGGAAGCCCTAATTTGGAAAGAGAAAATCGAGATGGTCATTGATCAG CAACAAGGTGTAGTGCCTCCTGATGGTGATACAGCCTTTAGCTCATCGCAGCAAAAGGCTAGCATAGAGAATGGAAGgaaatcttcttcctctgatCGTGAAAGTCA GTACagtcatgaagaggaagaagaggaggaggaaaatCAGCGAGCATTGATGCGGAGAACAACTATCGGGAATG GTCCTCCGGAATCATTGCGTGATTGGACTCGTGGAAACGATTTGGGAATATCAGATCAGGGAAGCCCTGCCCAAGTTTTCTCCAGAGGACACTGGCGCCTTGTCAGATGCCAGAATG GTCTCCGCATTTTTGAGGAGCTCCAGGATGTTGATTACCTT GCAAGGAGCTGTAGCAGAGCAATGAAGGCTGTTGGTGTGGTTGAGGCTTCCTGTGAGGCTATATTTCAACTTGTGATGAGCATGGATACCACCCGCTTTGA GTGGGACTGCAGCTTCCAGTATGGTAGTCTAGTGGAGGAGGTCGATGGCCACACTGCAATACTATACCATAGGCTACAACTGGATTGGTTCTCAGT GTTCGTTTGGCCTCGTGATCTTTGCTATGTACGATATTGGCGTCGTAATGATGATGGAAGTTATG TTGTGTTGTTTCAATCCAGAGAGCACCCAAACTGTGGTCCACAACCAGGATTTGTGAGGGCACACATTGAGA GTGGTGGGTTCAACATTTCTCCACTGAAATCCCGTAATGGAAGAGTCCGAACACAAGTACAACATCTTATGCAGATTGATTTGAAGGGATGGGGTGTTGGTTACGTACCTTCATTTCAGCAGCATTGCCTCCTTCATATGTTGAACAGCGTTGCCG GGCTCAGGGAATGGTTTTCACAAAGTGATGAAAGCCAAATACTTCCTAGGATTCCTGTTATGGACAATATGTCTCTATCCATTTCTTCTAAGAAAGGCAAAAAAACACAAGATAATACTGTGCAAACCAGCCTTCCGATGGATCAAAGTAGAAATTCTACAATGCTCGATGAGGAatctgatgaagatgaagattttCAATTACCTGAATCTGAACAAGAG CCATCAACTCGTGAGCTCGATGCAGATGGTAAACTGCTAG GGTTGGATGAGGAGGATTCAGATGAGATTGATTTGTCTGGATTTTCTGGGAATTTACGCCGGGATGATCGTGATAACAGTCGTGATTGCTGGAGAATATCTGATGGGAATAACTTTAGAGTGCGAAGCAAGAATTTTATATATGACAAAAGCAAG GTTCCTGCTGGAAAGCCTCTTATGGAGCTTGTTGCTGTTGACTGGTTTAAAGATGTGAAACGAATGGATCATGTtgctaaaagaaaaggatgtCCAGTTCAA GTTGCTGCTGAGAAGGGGCTTTTTGCATTGGCAATAAATTTACAA GTTCCAGGCACAACAAACTATAGTATGGTTTTCTACTTTGTTACAAAGAAACTGATACCGAGCTCTTTGTTGCAACGCTTTGTTGATGGAGATGATGAATTCCGCAATAGTAGGTTCAAGCTGATCCCATCTGTACCTAAG gGCTCGTGGATTGTCCGCCAAAGTGTTGGCAGCACACCTTGTCTGTTAGGCAAAGCAGTTGATATCACATATATCCGTGGTGCAAATTATTTGGAG ATAGATGTGGATATTGGTTCGTCTACAGTGGCAAACGGAGTCTTGGGGCTTGTGTGTGGTGTGATCACAACGCTAGTTGTTGACATGGCTTTTCTTGTCCAG GGCAATGCATATGAGGAGCTTCCAGAACGACTAATTGGTGCAGTCCGAATGTCGCACATAGAATTGTCATCTGCAATAGTTCCTGTGCTTGATGATTAA